The Thermodesulfobacteriota bacterium nucleotide sequence TCCCCGGCGCCGGACACGTTCACCGTAAGCCCGCCCGGCAGCGGCTTGCCCAGTACCATCGAGGAGCCGGTGAGCGACATCACCTTCCCCTGGAAGATGTGCTGGTCCGCGGCAACCGGGTTGGAGGACTGCAGCTCCGTCGCCGTAAAGGAGGTGTTGTCCTGGTTCATGAAGCCGCGGATCCTCACGCCGTTCCCGGGGGCCAGCGTGCCGAGCAGCACGGCGTTCTTCGTCTTCGAGGTGACCTGCACCGTCTTTCCGAAGACGGTCAGGCTGTTCGCGGCCACGGCCTCGACGTTGGTCTCGATGCGCACCGAGTCCTTGAACTTGATCTTGTCCACCAACAGAGTATTGTCCGCGAGCCGGATGTGCCCCTCCGCCTCGACCTTGACGTCGTTGACAAGGTCCGTCACCAGGCCGCCCTCGAACCGCGTGGCCTGCGTGGTCTCGACGGGTTTCCCTTCGACCAGGAATGTCCCCGGAGTCGCGACGAAATTCGACACGAACCCTTCGACCTGCATCTCCTGCCCCTCTCCCGCCTTGAACTTGTCGTCCTCGACGTCTTCCCGCTCTACCCGCGTCGCGGCCGTCCCGGTCAGGTGGATCTCCACCGTCTCTCCGACCTCGAACGCCCCGTGGGGAAGCGCCGTGTTGTTGTCGAAGGAGAACGTCAGCGCGCTACCGCCGATCGTGAAGGTCCCGGCGGTAGTGCCGACCTTCGTGGCGACCACGCCCCTCAGCTCGTCCCCGAGGGGATTCGCGTTCAGCTTCTCCACCCGCGTGGCGAGGATGTCCCCCGTCACGTCGCGGGCGCCGTGCACTTCAACGTTGTCCCCGGCCACGATGCCTCCGAGGCCGGCCGCGTTGGCGAACACCGTTCCGCCGTCCACGAACACCGCCTGACCGAGAACGGTGAGCGAATCCGCCCCGACGGCCGTGACGGCGCCGCGGACCTCGTTTTCCACCTCGATCTCGGCCGCCGAGCCCGAGACGTCGTCACCCCTTGCGCCGCTCACCTTGACCATCATTCCGGGCTGAAGGAACGCCGCGGTCTTCGGCGTGTCGTCCGCCGTGATGTTCGCGAGGGT carries:
- a CDS encoding DUF5666 domain-containing protein yields the protein MRKVAQYILAVTAAGTMAMLVGACGGGGGGAGTPVVANGDITALGSITVAGIKFEDTLANITADDTPKTAAFLQPGMMVKVSGARGDDVSGSAAEIEVENEVRGAVTAVGADSLTVLGQAVFVDGGTVFANAAGLGGIVAGDNVEVHGARDVTGDILATRVEKLNANPLGDELRGVVATKVGTTAGTFTIGGSALTFSFDNNTALPHGAFEVGETVEIHLTGTAATRVEREDVEDDKFKAGEGQEMQVEGFVSNFVATPGTFLVEGKPVETTQATRFEGGLVTDLVNDVKVEAEGHIRLADNTLLVDKIKFKDSVRIETNVEAVAANSLTVFGKTVQVTSKTKNAVLLGTLAPGNGVRIRGFMNQDNTSFTATELQSSNPVAADQHIFQGKVMSLTGSSMVLGKPLPGGLTVNVSGAGEFRDDDENLLSAPVFLGSLRPGVTVVKARGAFASGTLTANKAEIE